In Alkalilimnicola sp. S0819, a single genomic region encodes these proteins:
- the def gene encoding peptide deformylase → MAVLDILHYPDPRLRTVAQPVPQVDDEIRRLVDDMFETMYEAPGIGLAATQVNVHRRVIVIDTSEDRSEPLCLINPELLELHGEEEMQEGCLSVPGYYDTVRRADRIRFTALNREGERYELEAEGLLAVCVQHEIDHLDGKLFVDYLSELKRKRVRKKLEKISREQAAAQGA, encoded by the coding sequence ATGGCAGTGCTCGACATTTTGCATTACCCGGACCCGCGTCTGCGCACCGTGGCGCAGCCCGTGCCCCAGGTGGACGACGAGATTCGCCGGCTGGTGGACGATATGTTCGAGACCATGTACGAGGCGCCGGGCATCGGCCTGGCGGCCACTCAGGTCAACGTGCACCGGCGGGTGATCGTGATCGACACCTCCGAGGACCGCAGCGAGCCGCTGTGCCTGATCAACCCGGAGTTGCTGGAATTGCACGGCGAAGAGGAAATGCAGGAAGGTTGCCTGTCCGTGCCCGGCTACTACGACACCGTGCGCCGCGCCGACCGTATCCGCTTCACCGCCCTCAACCGTGAGGGCGAGCGCTATGAGCTGGAGGCCGAGGGGTTGTTGGCGGTGTGCGTGCAGCACGAGATCGACCACCTGGACGGCAAGCTCTTCGTCGATTATCTCTCCGAGCTCAAGCGCAAGCGCGTGCGCAAGAAGCTGGAAAAGATCAGCCGCGAACAGGCCGCCGCCCAGGGCGCCTGA
- a CDS encoding L-threonylcarbamoyladenylate synthase — translation MTAVYRLAPLVRRLRGGGVIAYPTEAVYGLGCDPANPAAVAGLLALKGRQAAKGLILIAADLDQLRPWLAPLSPHQEQQLAEHWPGPITWLVPKAADVPAWLSGHHDTLAVRVTAHEPAAALCRAFGGALVSTSANRSGQAPARSALRARSIFGGQLAGVLNAPLGGLRRPTEIRDLQSGRVIRAGDPGESSA, via the coding sequence ATGACCGCGGTGTATCGCCTCGCCCCCCTGGTGCGCCGCCTGCGCGGGGGTGGCGTCATCGCCTACCCCACCGAGGCGGTCTACGGCTTGGGCTGCGACCCGGCCAATCCCGCCGCCGTCGCCGGTCTGCTGGCGCTCAAGGGCCGGCAAGCGGCCAAGGGGCTGATTCTCATCGCCGCGGATCTGGACCAGCTGCGCCCCTGGCTGGCGCCGTTGAGCCCTCACCAGGAGCAGCAGCTCGCCGAACACTGGCCCGGCCCGATCACCTGGCTGGTGCCCAAGGCCGCCGATGTTCCCGCTTGGCTGAGCGGCCATCATGACACCCTGGCCGTGCGGGTCACCGCCCATGAGCCCGCCGCGGCCCTGTGCCGCGCCTTCGGCGGCGCACTGGTCTCCACCAGCGCCAACCGCAGCGGCCAGGCCCCGGCTCGCAGCGCCTTGCGCGCGCGCAGCATCTTCGGAGGGCAGCTCGCCGGCGTCCTCAACGCCCCCCTGGGCGGCCTCCGCCGCCCCACCGAAATCCGCGACCTGCAAAGCGGCCGCGTTATCCGCGCCGGCGACCCAGGCGAGTCATCCGCATGA
- a CDS encoding LysM peptidoglycan-binding domain-containing protein translates to MRKLAWLLVTFLVCAPLMAAQDAFRSDRPERYEVQRGDTLWDISGRFLNEPWFWPEIWYKNPQIENPHLIYPGDIIRLLRVDGEPRLTVERGQRTVKLSPRAREIPLDQAIHTIPLDAIRPFLTRTSVVSEGELEAAPYILAGADERVMGAPRDTVYVRGFEPVDQVRGYAIVRKGDPYTDPETGELLGHEAIHIGQAVLLKEGDPASFRITEVTREVLPGDRLLRLPEDPLKSRYVPTAPAHEVEGVIMAVLDGVTQIGQYSVVALNRGAEHGLAQGHVLDVLIAGRQVRDTYAGRRAEMVTLPREPGGQLIVFRVFERMSLGLIMEAERAMNVGDAVQTP, encoded by the coding sequence ATGCGTAAGCTAGCCTGGCTGCTGGTCACCTTCCTGGTCTGCGCCCCATTGATGGCCGCGCAGGATGCCTTTCGATCAGACCGCCCCGAGCGTTACGAAGTTCAACGGGGCGACACGCTCTGGGACATCTCCGGGCGCTTTCTGAACGAGCCCTGGTTCTGGCCGGAGATCTGGTACAAGAACCCCCAGATCGAGAACCCCCACCTTATATACCCCGGCGACATCATCCGTCTGCTGCGAGTGGATGGCGAACCGCGGCTGACCGTGGAGCGAGGCCAACGCACCGTGAAGCTGAGTCCCCGGGCGCGTGAAATTCCGCTGGACCAGGCCATTCACACCATTCCGCTGGATGCCATCCGCCCCTTCCTCACCCGCACCAGCGTGGTCAGCGAGGGGGAGCTGGAGGCGGCCCCCTACATCCTCGCCGGCGCCGATGAGCGGGTGATGGGCGCGCCCCGCGACACGGTCTATGTGCGCGGCTTCGAGCCGGTGGACCAGGTGCGCGGCTACGCCATCGTGCGCAAGGGCGACCCGTACACGGACCCGGAGACCGGAGAACTGCTCGGTCACGAGGCCATCCACATCGGCCAGGCCGTGTTGCTGAAAGAGGGCGATCCGGCCAGCTTCCGCATCACCGAAGTGACCCGCGAGGTGCTGCCGGGTGACCGCCTGCTGCGCCTGCCAGAGGACCCGCTGAAGAGCCGCTACGTACCCACCGCCCCCGCCCACGAGGTGGAGGGCGTGATCATGGCGGTGCTGGACGGCGTCACCCAGATCGGCCAGTACAGTGTCGTGGCCCTGAACCGCGGCGCCGAGCACGGCCTGGCGCAGGGCCATGTGCTGGATGTGCTGATAGCGGGCCGCCAGGTGCGCGACACCTACGCCGGCCGCCGCGCCGAGATGGTCACCCTGCCCCGGGAGCCCGGCGGACAGCTGATCGTGTTCCGCGTATTCGAGCGCATGAGTCTGGGGCTGATCATGGAGGCCGAGCGGGCCATGAACGTGGGCGATGCCGTCCAGACCCCCTGA
- the dprA gene encoding DNA-processing protein DprA, translating to MPSRPPEPAPSHADADWLRLWRQPGIGPKAFLQLLEHFGDPGAALNARDAQLQGAGLDARARRALRTEPDETGLAADLAWLAEPHHHLLRYDSSGYPARLRDLPDPPPLLFVVGDPDWLRVPQLAIIGSRKASAGGLDNAREFAAHLTTLGLTVSSGMALGVDAAAHEGALQAGGGTVAVIGTGPDRVYPARHRALAHRIARQGCLVSEYPTGVGPRPEHFPRRNRILSGLSHGVLVVEAGLNSGSLITARLALEQGREVFAIPGSIHNPLAKGCHRLIRDGAKLVESAEHVLEELSDLAMPDWTATGPREAENAPETAADDRLDPEHQQVLDALGHDPTPLELVLQRTGLTPDVVSSILLLLELRGYVTASAGGRYQRR from the coding sequence ATGCCGTCCAGACCCCCTGAACCCGCCCCTTCCCACGCCGATGCCGACTGGCTGCGCCTTTGGCGCCAGCCGGGCATCGGCCCCAAGGCCTTCCTGCAACTGCTGGAGCACTTCGGCGACCCGGGCGCGGCACTGAACGCCCGGGACGCCCAGCTCCAGGGCGCTGGCCTGGATGCCCGGGCCCGGCGCGCCCTGCGCACCGAACCCGACGAAACCGGCCTGGCCGCGGACCTTGCCTGGCTCGCCGAGCCCCATCACCACCTGCTCCGCTACGACAGCTCCGGCTACCCGGCCAGGCTGCGGGATCTACCCGACCCGCCGCCGCTGCTGTTCGTGGTGGGCGACCCGGACTGGCTGCGGGTGCCGCAACTCGCCATCATCGGCAGCCGCAAGGCCTCCGCCGGCGGGCTGGACAATGCCCGCGAGTTCGCCGCGCATCTGACCACCCTGGGCCTGACCGTAAGCAGCGGCATGGCCCTGGGGGTGGACGCCGCCGCCCATGAGGGCGCGTTGCAGGCCGGCGGTGGCACCGTGGCGGTGATCGGCACCGGCCCTGACCGGGTATATCCTGCCCGTCACCGCGCACTCGCTCACCGCATCGCCCGGCAAGGCTGCCTGGTCAGCGAATATCCCACCGGTGTGGGCCCGCGGCCCGAGCACTTCCCCCGGCGCAACCGCATCCTCAGCGGCCTGAGCCATGGGGTGCTGGTGGTGGAAGCGGGGCTCAACAGCGGCTCGCTGATCACCGCGCGTCTGGCGCTGGAGCAGGGCCGTGAGGTCTTCGCCATCCCCGGCTCCATTCACAACCCCCTCGCCAAGGGCTGCCACCGGCTGATCCGCGACGGCGCCAAGCTGGTGGAATCCGCCGAGCACGTGCTGGAGGAGCTCTCGGACCTGGCCATGCCCGATTGGACCGCCACCGGGCCACGGGAGGCCGAAAACGCGCCGGAAACGGCGGCGGATGACCGGCTGGACCCGGAACACCAGCAGGTGCTGGACGCCCTGGGCCATGACCCCACACCGCTGGAGCTCGTGTTGCAGCGCACTGGATTGACGCCCGATGTGGTTTCCTCCATCCTGCTGCTACTTGAATTACGGGGCTACGTCACAGCGTCCGCAGGCGGGCGTTATCAGCGTCGCTGA
- a CDS encoding DUF494 family protein, with protein MKENVFEVLMYLFENYFHSDDEPRPDREDLESSLSEVGFTPTEIRKAFVWLDGLADERRTADLPLGDNGPMRLYADAEEQKLDRECRGFLLFLEQVGILSASARELVIDRAMALDEEEIDLDTLKWVILMVLFNSPGQEEAYVWLENLLFDSPAELVH; from the coding sequence ATGAAAGAAAACGTGTTCGAAGTCCTGATGTATCTGTTCGAGAACTACTTCCACAGCGACGACGAACCCCGCCCCGACCGCGAAGACCTGGAGAGCAGCCTGTCCGAGGTGGGCTTCACCCCGACCGAAATTCGCAAGGCCTTCGTCTGGCTGGACGGCCTCGCCGACGAGCGCCGCACCGCGGACTTGCCCCTGGGCGACAACGGCCCCATGCGCCTGTATGCGGATGCCGAGGAGCAGAAGCTGGACCGGGAATGCCGGGGCTTTCTGCTGTTTCTCGAGCAGGTGGGTATCCTCTCCGCCAGCGCCCGCGAACTGGTCATCGACCGGGCCATGGCGCTGGATGAGGAAGAGATTGATCTGGACACCCTCAAGTGGGTGATCCTGATGGTGCTGTTCAACTCGCCCGGTCAGGAAGAAGCCTACGTCTGGCTGGAGAACCTGCTGTTCGACAGCCCCGCCGAACTGGTGCACTGA
- a CDS encoding DNA topoisomerase I, which translates to MSKNLVIVESPAKARTIKKYLGPDYQVLASYGHVRDLIPKEGAVDPEHGFAMKYDVIDKNAKHVDAIAKAMKKADALLLATDPDREGEAISWHLYELLKDKGILDDKAVNRVVFHEITKRAIQDAVRHPRELSTPMVNAQQARRALDYLVGFNLSPLLWKKIQTGLSAGRVQSPALRMIVEREQEIEAFEPREYWTVEADLDKAGEAFRAKLHTLEGKRLEQFDINAEPEARRVEKLLREAAGGALTVSKVEKKQRRRNPAPPFTTSTLQQEASRKLGFSAQRTMRVAQQLYEGVDLGSGSVGLITYMRTDSVALSNEAVGEMRELIAERYGKDKVPGSPQAYKTKAKNAQEAHEAVRPTSVRVLPEQARAKLSDDQFRLYQLIWKRSMACQMIHATIDTVAVDLACGEGNSFRATGSSIADPGFMAVYQEGRDDSKGEPGEKFLPQLDEGEQVKLLELRPEQHFTEPPPRYSEASLVRTLEEYGIGRPSTYASIISTLTARKYVELENRRFRPTDIGRIVSKFLTEHFEQYVDYEFTARLEDDLDAVSRGEREWVPLLEQFWKPFQARVEEKAEVSRSEVLQARELGTDPKSGRPVTARMGRYGPFVQIGTRDDEEKPKFAGLRPGQSLDTITLEEALPLFALPRDLGETPEGEPISVNIGRFGPYVRYDKKFASLTKDDDPYTISRERALELIAAKKEADANRLIRDFDKEGEDIQILRGRYGPYIKGGKKNARIPKDRDPESLSLEECKELLAAAPERKGRRAAPRKGAAKSKS; encoded by the coding sequence ATGAGCAAGAATCTCGTCATCGTCGAATCCCCCGCCAAGGCGCGGACCATCAAGAAGTACCTGGGCCCCGACTACCAGGTACTGGCCTCCTACGGCCATGTGCGCGACCTCATCCCCAAAGAGGGCGCCGTCGATCCCGAGCATGGCTTCGCCATGAAATACGATGTGATCGACAAGAACGCCAAACACGTGGACGCCATCGCCAAGGCGATGAAGAAGGCCGACGCCCTGCTGCTCGCCACTGACCCCGATCGCGAAGGCGAAGCCATCTCCTGGCACCTCTACGAGCTGCTGAAGGACAAGGGCATCCTCGACGACAAGGCGGTCAACCGGGTGGTCTTCCACGAGATCACCAAGCGCGCCATTCAGGACGCCGTGCGCCACCCCCGCGAGCTCTCCACCCCCATGGTCAACGCCCAGCAGGCGCGCCGCGCGCTGGACTACCTGGTGGGCTTCAATCTCTCGCCGCTGCTGTGGAAGAAGATCCAGACGGGGCTCTCCGCCGGCCGGGTGCAGAGCCCGGCGCTGCGCATGATCGTCGAGCGCGAACAGGAGATCGAAGCCTTCGAGCCCCGGGAGTACTGGACCGTGGAGGCGGATCTGGACAAGGCCGGCGAGGCCTTCCGCGCCAAGCTCCACACCCTGGAAGGCAAGCGCCTGGAGCAGTTCGACATCAATGCCGAGCCCGAGGCCCGGCGGGTGGAAAAGCTGCTGCGGGAGGCCGCCGGCGGCGCACTCACCGTCAGCAAGGTCGAGAAGAAGCAGCGCCGGCGCAACCCGGCCCCGCCCTTCACCACCTCCACCCTGCAGCAGGAAGCCTCGCGCAAGCTGGGCTTTTCCGCCCAGCGCACCATGCGCGTGGCCCAGCAGCTCTATGAAGGCGTGGATCTGGGCTCCGGCTCCGTGGGCCTGATCACCTACATGCGTACCGACTCCGTGGCCTTGTCCAACGAGGCCGTGGGGGAGATGCGCGAACTGATCGCCGAGCGCTACGGCAAGGACAAGGTCCCGGGCAGCCCGCAGGCCTACAAGACCAAGGCCAAGAACGCCCAGGAGGCCCATGAGGCGGTACGCCCCACCTCCGTGCGCGTGCTGCCCGAACAGGCCAGGGCCAAACTCTCCGACGACCAGTTCCGGCTCTATCAGCTGATCTGGAAGCGCAGCATGGCCTGCCAGATGATCCACGCCACCATCGACACCGTGGCGGTGGATCTCGCCTGCGGCGAGGGCAACAGCTTCCGCGCCACCGGCTCCAGCATCGCCGACCCGGGCTTCATGGCCGTCTACCAGGAAGGCCGCGACGACAGCAAGGGCGAGCCGGGCGAGAAGTTCCTGCCCCAGCTCGACGAGGGCGAGCAGGTCAAACTGCTGGAACTGCGCCCGGAGCAGCACTTCACCGAGCCGCCGCCGCGCTACTCGGAAGCGAGCCTGGTGCGCACCCTGGAGGAATACGGCATCGGCCGCCCCTCCACCTATGCCTCCATCATCTCCACGCTCACCGCGCGCAAGTACGTGGAGCTGGAGAACCGCCGCTTCCGGCCCACCGACATCGGCCGGATCGTCAGCAAATTCCTCACCGAGCACTTCGAGCAGTACGTGGACTACGAGTTCACCGCGCGGCTCGAGGATGACCTGGACGCCGTCTCCCGCGGCGAGCGCGAGTGGGTGCCGCTGCTCGAGCAGTTCTGGAAGCCCTTCCAGGCACGGGTGGAGGAAAAGGCCGAGGTTTCCCGCAGCGAAGTGCTGCAGGCCCGTGAACTGGGCACCGACCCGAAGAGCGGCCGGCCGGTCACCGCGCGCATGGGCCGCTATGGCCCCTTCGTGCAGATCGGCACCCGGGACGATGAGGAAAAGCCCAAGTTCGCCGGCTTGCGCCCGGGCCAGAGCCTGGACACCATCACCCTGGAAGAGGCCCTGCCCCTGTTCGCCCTGCCGCGGGACCTGGGCGAAACCCCCGAGGGCGAGCCCATCAGCGTCAATATCGGCCGCTTCGGCCCCTATGTGCGCTACGACAAGAAATTCGCCTCACTGACCAAGGACGACGACCCCTATACCATCAGCCGCGAACGCGCCCTGGAGCTGATCGCCGCGAAGAAGGAAGCCGACGCCAACCGGCTGATTCGCGACTTCGACAAGGAAGGTGAGGACATCCAGATCCTGCGCGGGCGCTACGGGCCGTACATCAAGGGCGGCAAGAAGAACGCCCGCATCCCCAAGGACCGGGATCCGGAGTCGCTCAGCCTGGAAGAGTGCAAGGAGCTGCTGGCCGCCGCCCCGGAGCGCAAGGGCCGCCGCGCCGCGCCGCGCAAGGGCGCGGCCAAGTCCAAGAGCTAG